One genomic region from Stackebrandtia nassauensis DSM 44728 encodes:
- the pknB gene encoding Stk1 family PASTA domain-containing Ser/Thr kinase: MTAQPRLLGGRYEIGGMIGYGGMAEVHRGRDIRLGRDVAIKMLRTDLARDETFLTRFRREAHNAATLNHPSIVAVYDTGEDTDSGVPVPYIVMEFVEGRTLKEVLTAEGRLSPRRACEILADVCAALDFSHRHQIIHRDVKPGNVMLSSNGQIKVMDFGIARALAAGQATMTQTSAVIGTAQYLSPEQARGETVDARSDVYASGCLIYELLCGEPPFTGDNPVSVAYQHVREAPIPPSHRNPDVPPSVDAITLKALEKNPINRYQSAGEMRDDLERAIAGRPVLATPVMSQEERTQLLAAQRADDTRVAPVVSDRPKKNTGKKVAAAVIALALVAGLGFLTWYLTAGDGATVAVPKVVGMKEAEAVERIEKAELKAKVEEVPSSDQEKGDVTDQDPGALKKVEKNSTVILKVGKGRTTVTVPDLSNLIGCPEMKSKLKAAELKIKCEEVSSSKDKGAFIDQQPDAGEKLKSGETVEVKVSNNDTTTVPDVSGMSEQKACKKIEEAGFSCDVSSDLQAVSDPDDAGKVVDQTPDAEAEAEKNSTVTIYIGGIQVPKLRELTVEEARDAAEEAGLEFDAGSAPDDFIVESQDPPEGEVVEDGTTVTVTAQPDIGT; the protein is encoded by the coding sequence TCGCGACGTGGCCATCAAGATGCTGCGCACCGACCTGGCGCGAGACGAGACCTTCCTGACCCGGTTCCGGCGCGAGGCCCACAACGCCGCGACCCTGAACCATCCGTCGATCGTGGCGGTCTACGACACCGGCGAGGACACCGACTCCGGGGTCCCGGTTCCGTACATCGTGATGGAGTTCGTGGAGGGCCGCACCCTCAAGGAGGTGCTGACGGCCGAGGGTCGGCTGTCGCCGCGGCGCGCCTGCGAGATCCTCGCCGACGTGTGCGCGGCGCTGGACTTCAGTCATCGCCACCAGATCATTCACCGGGACGTCAAGCCGGGCAACGTGATGCTGTCCAGCAACGGCCAGATCAAGGTGATGGACTTCGGCATCGCCCGGGCGCTGGCCGCCGGGCAGGCCACCATGACCCAGACTTCGGCCGTCATCGGCACCGCCCAGTACCTGTCACCGGAACAGGCACGCGGCGAGACCGTCGACGCTCGTTCCGACGTCTACGCCTCCGGCTGCCTCATCTACGAACTGCTGTGCGGCGAACCGCCGTTCACCGGCGACAACCCGGTGAGCGTCGCGTACCAGCACGTGCGGGAGGCGCCGATCCCGCCCAGCCACCGCAACCCGGACGTGCCGCCCTCGGTCGACGCGATCACGTTGAAGGCGCTGGAGAAGAACCCGATCAACCGGTACCAGAGCGCGGGCGAGATGCGCGACGACCTGGAGCGGGCGATCGCCGGGCGGCCGGTGCTGGCGACTCCGGTGATGAGCCAGGAGGAACGCACCCAGTTGTTGGCCGCGCAGCGTGCCGACGACACCCGGGTGGCGCCGGTCGTGTCCGACCGTCCCAAGAAGAACACCGGCAAGAAGGTCGCGGCCGCGGTCATCGCGCTGGCGCTGGTGGCGGGTCTGGGGTTCCTGACCTGGTACCTGACGGCGGGCGACGGTGCCACGGTCGCGGTGCCCAAGGTCGTGGGGATGAAAGAGGCCGAGGCGGTCGAGAGGATCGAGAAGGCCGAGCTCAAGGCGAAGGTCGAGGAGGTGCCGTCCTCCGACCAGGAGAAGGGCGACGTCACCGATCAGGATCCGGGCGCCCTGAAGAAGGTCGAGAAGAACTCCACCGTGATCCTCAAGGTGGGCAAGGGACGGACGACCGTCACGGTCCCCGATCTGTCCAATCTCATCGGTTGCCCGGAGATGAAGTCGAAACTCAAGGCCGCCGAGCTCAAGATCAAGTGCGAAGAGGTCTCAAGCTCCAAGGACAAGGGAGCGTTCATCGACCAGCAACCGGACGCGGGCGAGAAGCTGAAGTCCGGTGAGACCGTCGAGGTCAAGGTCTCCAACAACGACACCACCACGGTGCCGGACGTGTCCGGTATGTCGGAGCAGAAGGCCTGCAAGAAGATCGAGGAAGCCGGGTTCAGCTGCGACGTCAGTTCCGACCTGCAGGCCGTCAGCGACCCCGACGACGCGGGCAAGGTCGTGGATCAGACGCCGGACGCCGAGGCTGAGGCGGAGAAGAACTCGACCGTCACCATCTACATCGGCGGTATCCAGGTGCCGAAGCTGCGGGAGCTGACGGTCGAGGAGGCCCGCGACGCCGCCGAGGAGGCGGGCCTGGAGTTCGACGCCGGAAGCGCGCCCGACGACTTCATCGTGGAAAGCCAGGATCCGCCCGAGGGCGAGGTCGTCGAGGACGGCACGACGGTGACGGTGACGGCCCAACCCGATATCGGCACCTGA